A stretch of the Duncaniella dubosii genome encodes the following:
- a CDS encoding glycosylhydrolase-like jelly roll fold domain-containing protein → MDYRIRCQASRTVTALAIDSLIDWSTHPDRSIANYSGKAVYTTEFNLPKLPEGQTFLDLGKVMVMAKVKINGKYAGGAWTSPYRVNVTELLTEGKNTLEIEVVNTWRNRLIGDAALTPESRVTWTNFELVQPDEPLQSSGLIGPVRIISYN, encoded by the coding sequence GTGGACTATAGAATTCGATGCCAAGCGTCAAGGACCGTCACAGCCCTTGCAATCGACTCTCTGATTGACTGGAGTACACATCCGGACAGGTCTATTGCCAACTATTCAGGAAAAGCTGTCTACACAACAGAATTTAATCTTCCAAAACTACCTGAAGGCCAAACATTCTTAGACCTTGGGAAAGTCATGGTCATGGCAAAAGTAAAAATAAACGGAAAATATGCCGGAGGAGCATGGACATCCCCCTATCGCGTTAATGTCACAGAATTACTGACAGAAGGTAAAAATACACTTGAAATAGAGGTTGTCAACACTTGGCGCAACCGACTGATCGGAGATGCAGCCCTCACACCCGAATCAAGGGTCACTTGGACAAATTTCGAGTTGGTTCAACCTGACGAACCTCTTCAATCCTCAGGTCTGATAGGTCCGGTTCGTATAATAAGCTATAACTAA
- a CDS encoding glycosyl hydrolase yields MRLNNLILSLSLLATSCIIQTACTNQSSSASISTIEESFMTPPDSIRIATYWYWLNDNLSPEGAIKDLQAMKKAGITRAQIGMIGIEGLPNGKATYDSELWWKTLHQALKTAGELDIEIGIFNCPGWSQSGGPWISPAQSMRHIVSAETTVEGPGLQKITLPAIENACQDEAVIAYPAFESEAFSKTNTILKTEGKPLTSSIKLDKPETLRSLTVEVSRPIRTEAAIKAKINGEWKELRRFDIDRFNDQNIVGFNPYAPIVISIPEIRTDEVTLELGNNGSGEIKVTLSECPKIERTAEKQLAKMCQEPLPMWDYYMWANQPVYTTSEWTINPEKVVVLTSDVNNGVLTWDVPEGRWVISRIAMASTGVTNSPATPAATGLEVDKMSKKHLQSHFDAYIGEILRRIPAEDRKTFRIVVEDSYETGGQNWTDGLIEKFTEQYGYSPLPYLPVLQGIPVGNNEESDRFLWDLRRLVADLIAYEYVGGLKEISNRHGLTTWLENYGHWGFPSEFLLYGGQSDEIAGEYWSEGTLGDIENRAASSCGHIYGKNKIWSESCTAAGNPFGRYPNVMKQRVDRFFTEGINASLLHLFIHQMETPEEPGIAAWFGNEFNRKNTWFEQLDLFTDYLRRCNYMLQQGRYIADVAYFIGEDAPKMTGECNPPLPEGYSFDYINADILKNHATVKNGRLILDSGMEYSVLVLPAQDTMRPEMLECIENFVKNGLTIVGPAPVRSPSLANYPEADRTVNEIAKLMWIPGQKVSRYKNGNVWNDKAEMSEIFTDLNLKPDLSVENGEQMPLYIHRSLDDAEVYFIANPTEDKISLNPTFRVNNGYTPQLWNATDGSIRNLSQFKTHESGGITVPMELEPLESAFIVFRNDAVAPTTYSTNYPNPDIISDLTDKPWTIEFDAKRQGPSQPLQSTL; encoded by the coding sequence ATGCGGCTAAATAACCTGATTCTCTCCCTGTCACTGTTAGCAACAAGTTGCATCATACAGACTGCCTGTACCAACCAGTCATCATCGGCTTCAATCTCCACGATTGAGGAAAGCTTCATGACCCCACCCGATTCAATCCGTATTGCGACTTATTGGTACTGGCTTAACGACAACTTGTCGCCTGAAGGCGCAATCAAAGACCTACAGGCCATGAAAAAGGCCGGGATAACGCGCGCGCAGATCGGCATGATTGGAATTGAAGGTCTTCCGAATGGGAAAGCTACCTATGACAGCGAGCTTTGGTGGAAGACACTTCATCAGGCGTTGAAAACCGCCGGTGAACTTGATATTGAAATCGGAATATTCAATTGTCCGGGCTGGAGCCAGTCAGGAGGGCCGTGGATTTCACCGGCTCAATCCATGAGACATATAGTATCGGCTGAAACAACAGTCGAAGGCCCCGGATTACAGAAAATAACCCTACCGGCTATTGAGAATGCCTGTCAGGACGAAGCCGTGATAGCCTATCCCGCTTTTGAGTCTGAGGCATTTTCAAAAACAAATACAATCTTGAAAACAGAAGGTAAGCCACTTACCTCGTCAATCAAACTCGACAAACCGGAAACACTACGCAGCCTGACTGTTGAAGTCTCCAGACCAATCCGCACAGAAGCCGCAATTAAAGCTAAAATAAACGGTGAGTGGAAAGAGTTGAGACGATTCGACATTGACAGATTTAATGATCAGAATATAGTAGGGTTCAATCCTTATGCCCCAATCGTCATATCCATACCTGAAATCCGGACAGATGAGGTTACACTCGAATTAGGAAATAACGGCTCCGGGGAAATCAAGGTGACCCTATCCGAATGCCCGAAAATTGAGAGAACGGCAGAGAAACAGCTTGCAAAAATGTGTCAGGAACCGCTGCCTATGTGGGACTACTACATGTGGGCAAATCAGCCCGTCTACACAACATCAGAATGGACAATCAATCCTGAAAAAGTTGTCGTGCTGACATCTGATGTCAATAACGGAGTGCTGACATGGGATGTGCCTGAAGGGCGTTGGGTAATTTCACGCATTGCGATGGCTTCTACAGGCGTTACCAATTCTCCGGCAACACCTGCGGCCACAGGACTTGAAGTCGATAAGATGAGTAAAAAGCATCTTCAAAGCCATTTCGATGCCTATATCGGAGAAATACTGCGTCGCATTCCGGCCGAGGACCGCAAAACATTCCGCATCGTCGTAGAAGACAGTTATGAAACAGGAGGACAAAACTGGACCGATGGACTGATTGAAAAATTTACGGAGCAATACGGTTACTCACCTTTACCATATCTCCCCGTCCTTCAAGGCATTCCTGTTGGAAACAATGAGGAGTCAGACCGTTTCCTTTGGGATTTACGCAGACTTGTCGCAGATCTCATCGCGTATGAATATGTCGGTGGATTAAAGGAAATTTCAAACAGACACGGACTAACAACATGGTTAGAGAATTACGGCCATTGGGGATTCCCGAGTGAATTCCTGCTGTATGGAGGTCAAAGTGATGAAATAGCCGGTGAATACTGGAGCGAAGGTACATTAGGAGACATTGAAAACCGTGCGGCTTCATCCTGCGGACACATTTATGGTAAAAATAAAATATGGTCAGAGTCATGCACCGCAGCAGGAAACCCGTTCGGCCGTTATCCGAATGTTATGAAACAGCGTGTCGACCGATTCTTTACAGAAGGTATAAATGCCTCGCTGCTCCATCTTTTCATCCATCAGATGGAAACTCCTGAAGAACCCGGCATAGCAGCATGGTTCGGAAATGAATTTAATCGTAAAAATACATGGTTCGAGCAACTTGACCTTTTTACCGATTATCTTCGCCGCTGCAATTATATGCTACAGCAGGGACGTTACATAGCAGATGTGGCATACTTCATCGGAGAGGATGCTCCCAAAATGACAGGAGAATGCAATCCTCCCTTACCAGAAGGTTACTCGTTTGACTATATCAACGCTGATATACTTAAAAATCATGCTACTGTCAAGAACGGACGTCTGATTCTCGACAGCGGAATGGAATATAGTGTTCTCGTGCTTCCGGCACAGGATACGATGCGTCCTGAAATGCTTGAATGTATCGAAAATTTCGTAAAGAATGGTTTGACAATCGTAGGTCCGGCACCTGTACGTTCTCCAAGTCTTGCAAACTATCCGGAGGCCGATAGGACTGTAAATGAAATCGCAAAACTCATGTGGATTCCGGGCCAGAAAGTCAGCAGGTATAAAAACGGTAATGTATGGAATGATAAAGCAGAAATGTCTGAAATCTTTACCGACTTAAATCTGAAGCCCGATCTTTCCGTAGAAAATGGAGAACAGATGCCACTCTACATCCATCGCAGTCTTGACGATGCAGAGGTCTATTTCATAGCAAATCCAACTGAAGACAAAATTTCGTTAAATCCGACATTCCGCGTCAACAATGGATACACTCCTCAGCTATGGAATGCAACCGACGGCTCAATACGTAACCTCTCTCAATTTAAGACACACGAATCCGGAGGTATTACTGTCCCGATGGAACTTGAGCCACTTGAAAGTGCGTTTATAGTATTCCGAAATGATGCCGTCGCACCAACTACATACTCAACCAATTATCCCAACCCCGATATAATCTCGGATCTTACAGACAAACCGTGGACTATAGAATTCGATGCCAAGCGTCAAGGACCGTCACAGCCCTTGCAATCGACTCTCTGA
- a CDS encoding glycosyl hydrolase family 28-related protein, which yields MRKNFLYIILFLILEMGNSCLLTGSTFPSGINVSNRCSLVEKVVLASWEDSIEGFLSLDAGAELNLNNSLQSYYEGESCLEIIFPDGISADLWRTVYKNYTDPIDLSETPMMQYGILISEGPGRGCHTRLTLKSSDGKQFCGEADIIPTLWQSVIFDIHECPFLNDIVSIEISVNNDSHHLWSGVRCMVDGFSAGKPLDLDFEIPDSEAVLRKIGDPDIYRSKGIVSVDFKDGDAIEIETVGSHNNMYSPLLEQRNTVMIALENYSSADSLRLYFATDNNRDIMPGNSKTVAMAGSSGLQLIKFNLSDKSGAKGRLSKIRIEPVGGCGTLNIDRISFEREDVICHNAGEITSCKAVDNTVTIEGCINGCYVMEGGMIEVRHAPFWQSELPFDSLEKVGECQARSNFKITDIPNSRHDGKMSHLSSRFKAALRLPDGTTVPVGEPFFIENWSDFIDNPYSFSISGSDYSVNDFGAKGDGITNDNAAIQRAIDTAFSQGGGRVILNCWPNEKSERQYIATNLELRRNVELVIECGVILRQSPRHAHYVDYPPEYGHDNVIPGVPWTHCMYTNRPFILAKDTENVKITGGGKIRMDDTYSENPAWLHYARTCSDRIHIVPIAVCNTRHVEICDIDIVRCSNYHTIFYRADSVFIGNLKMYDVSCLSGDGLSFGNAVTNVRVARCVFESNDDGIVLCSSYMDPRGGDWRERVDSIDSSVRHIEVLSSYIDSSRGGAGKAIAIIPWGSTNPRQDFSEIDDIEVRDCILRGGHSIGTWPDNPFDGKPFDNTETDDYAPVKNLRIFDNEYLSSLELNGVEPTTLLTDCGLSGANRIKNNDFTDRLAYWSYVGNMDDSVIGEIKIIEGLIYQGIHLDAGHYQIEWNGKGEIFQEVKDMYGNRIEVYDNGRFVLVAPMTVLIGIRGRDATITTVSVNKIE from the coding sequence ATGAGAAAAAATTTTTTATACATCATTCTGTTTCTTATTCTGGAAATGGGTAACAGTTGTCTTCTGACTGGAAGCACTTTTCCTTCAGGGATAAATGTATCTAACCGATGTTCGCTGGTAGAGAAAGTCGTTTTGGCTTCTTGGGAGGACTCCATTGAAGGATTCTTATCGCTTGATGCCGGGGCTGAGTTGAATCTTAATAACTCTCTTCAATCATATTATGAAGGAGAAAGCTGCCTTGAGATAATATTTCCTGATGGAATCAGTGCTGACCTCTGGCGCACTGTCTATAAAAATTATACCGATCCGATTGACTTAAGCGAGACTCCGATGATGCAATATGGAATATTAATATCGGAAGGTCCCGGTCGTGGTTGCCATACTCGTCTTACATTGAAATCATCAGATGGAAAACAGTTTTGCGGAGAGGCTGACATAATACCCACACTTTGGCAGAGTGTTATTTTCGATATCCATGAGTGTCCCTTTCTGAATGATATAGTGTCGATAGAAATATCGGTAAACAACGATAGTCATCATCTTTGGTCGGGTGTACGATGTATGGTTGACGGATTTTCTGCCGGAAAACCGCTTGACCTTGATTTTGAAATCCCGGATTCTGAAGCGGTATTGCGGAAAATCGGTGATCCAGACATATATCGTAGCAAAGGAATTGTTTCAGTTGATTTTAAAGATGGAGATGCTATAGAAATCGAGACGGTCGGAAGCCATAACAACATGTATAGTCCGCTTCTAGAGCAGAGAAATACTGTTATGATTGCTCTTGAAAACTATAGTAGTGCAGATAGTCTGCGTCTTTATTTTGCTACGGACAATAACCGGGATATAATGCCGGGAAATTCTAAAACCGTGGCTATGGCAGGTTCTTCGGGTTTACAGCTTATAAAGTTTAATCTTTCTGATAAATCCGGGGCGAAAGGCAGACTGTCCAAGATTCGGATTGAGCCTGTGGGTGGATGTGGAACACTGAATATTGATCGCATATCATTTGAGAGGGAAGATGTGATATGTCATAATGCCGGTGAGATAACGAGTTGTAAAGCGGTTGATAATACAGTGACAATAGAGGGGTGTATTAATGGATGTTACGTTATGGAAGGGGGGATGATAGAAGTGCGTCATGCCCCGTTCTGGCAATCGGAACTGCCGTTTGACAGTCTTGAAAAGGTTGGAGAATGTCAGGCGAGAAGCAATTTTAAAATCACAGATATACCTAACTCACGTCATGATGGCAAGATGTCACATCTCAGCAGTAGATTTAAAGCGGCCTTACGACTGCCTGATGGGACTACCGTGCCTGTTGGAGAACCTTTCTTTATTGAAAATTGGAGTGATTTTATTGATAATCCTTATAGTTTTTCCATATCCGGCTCTGATTATTCAGTGAATGATTTCGGCGCAAAGGGGGACGGCATTACAAATGATAATGCGGCAATCCAAAGAGCTATTGATACAGCATTCTCTCAAGGAGGCGGAAGGGTTATTCTTAATTGTTGGCCAAATGAGAAGTCTGAACGACAGTATATAGCGACAAATCTTGAATTGCGCAGGAACGTAGAGCTTGTTATCGAATGTGGAGTGATCCTGCGGCAGTCTCCGCGTCATGCTCATTACGTGGATTATCCTCCTGAATATGGGCACGACAATGTGATTCCCGGTGTTCCGTGGACTCATTGTATGTATACTAACCGTCCTTTTATCTTGGCTAAAGATACCGAGAATGTCAAAATTACAGGAGGAGGGAAAATTCGTATGGACGATACTTATAGCGAGAATCCGGCATGGCTACACTATGCACGGACATGCAGTGACCGTATACATATAGTCCCGATAGCAGTGTGCAATACTAGACATGTTGAAATCTGCGATATAGATATAGTCAGATGCAGTAACTATCATACCATATTTTATAGGGCTGACAGTGTTTTTATCGGAAATCTGAAAATGTATGATGTTTCATGTCTTAGCGGTGACGGGCTGAGTTTCGGAAATGCCGTGACAAATGTCCGGGTTGCAAGATGTGTATTCGAATCAAATGATGACGGTATTGTCCTATGCAGCAGTTACATGGATCCACGTGGAGGAGATTGGCGTGAAAGGGTTGATTCAATTGATTCATCTGTAAGGCATATAGAAGTTCTCAGCAGTTATATCGACAGTTCGAGGGGTGGAGCAGGCAAAGCTATCGCTATTATCCCGTGGGGCTCGACTAACCCGAGGCAAGATTTTAGCGAGATAGATGATATAGAAGTGCGCGATTGCATCTTGAGAGGTGGTCATTCGATAGGGACGTGGCCTGACAATCCGTTTGACGGTAAGCCGTTCGACAATACGGAAACGGATGATTATGCACCGGTGAAAAACCTGCGCATATTTGATAATGAATATCTTTCATCTCTTGAACTCAATGGAGTCGAACCGACTACATTACTTACGGATTGCGGACTGTCAGGGGCTAATCGGATAAAGAACAATGATTTTACAGACCGGCTTGCTTACTGGTCGTATGTCGGAAATATGGATGATTCTGTCATCGGAGAAATAAAAATCATCGAAGGACTGATTTATCAGGGTATCCATCTGGATGCCGGACATTATCAGATTGAATGGAATGGGAAAGGAGAGATATTTCAAGAGGTGAAGGATATGTATGGAAACCGGATAGAAGTCTATGACAATGGTCGGTTTGTTCTTGTCGCTCCAATGACAGTTTTGATTGGAATCAGGGGGCGTGATGCTACAATCACTACAGTTTCAGTAAATAAGATAGAGTAA
- a CDS encoding alpha/beta hydrolase: MKTIRILFAVIAMMTSFVMAAQWSPTKAIFDINEPIMKVFLPKDELNTGRAVVACPGGSYLGHAIGHEGWDWAPFFNRHGIALIVLQYTLPGGDRSKPINDAEAAMKLVRDSAERWGINPLSVGIMGSSAGGHLASTIATHFSSPDVRPDFQILFYPVISMDPARGHQLTHESFFGASATPELIEKYSNEKQCNATTPRAIILTSDDDSGVNSAHNAASYYIALKEAGVPATLHVYPSGEHGWGCLQSFQHHTQMLSDLSDWLHTF, from the coding sequence ATGAAAACAATTCGCATTCTTTTCGCAGTAATTGCCATGATGACATCTTTTGTCATGGCTGCTCAATGGTCGCCGACTAAAGCGATATTTGACATTAACGAACCGATAATGAAGGTATTTTTGCCAAAAGATGAACTGAATACAGGCCGTGCGGTAGTAGCCTGTCCGGGTGGTTCTTATCTTGGACATGCAATCGGCCATGAGGGATGGGACTGGGCTCCGTTTTTTAACAGACATGGGATAGCTCTCATTGTGTTGCAGTATACTCTTCCCGGTGGTGACCGCTCCAAGCCCATCAATGATGCGGAAGCTGCTATGAAGCTCGTGCGTGACAGTGCGGAGAGGTGGGGTATAAATCCGTTATCGGTAGGTATAATGGGGTCTTCGGCCGGTGGCCATCTTGCATCGACCATAGCAACTCATTTTTCATCCCCTGATGTCCGTCCGGATTTCCAGATTCTGTTTTATCCTGTCATCTCGATGGATCCGGCGCGAGGCCATCAGCTTACCCATGAGAGCTTTTTCGGTGCGTCAGCCACTCCTGAGCTTATAGAAAAGTATTCAAATGAAAAACAGTGCAACGCGACCACTCCGCGCGCTATAATCCTTACATCCGATGACGACAGCGGGGTCAATTCCGCTCATAATGCGGCTTCATACTACATAGCGTTAAAAGAAGCCGGAGTTCCTGCCACCCTCCATGTCTATCCCTCCGGTGAACATGGCTGGGGCTGTTTACAGTCTTTTCAGCATCACACCCAGATGCTGAGTGATCTTTCCGATTGGTTGCATACATTCTGA
- a CDS encoding ComEC/Rec2 family competence protein, which translates to MLKRIFFAMILVLGISTFISAKPKTGKKTSAFTMWQLPMQVGNIGNSYVFRTAGGKVIVFDGGWPAEQLYLRGFIAALGNEVEAWFISHPHDDHMGVLWQILKDRQGMKINHIYHSRFSPELIELEKPYNEYAKDFYSVLDTVSIPVTDFREAGYVGEIDGFNFKILGVVNEEFHTNPFNNSSMVIKVWDDRKSILFLADTGAESGEKLFNGPYRNDLACDYLQMAHHGQHGCSEDFYKSIDFRACLWPTAYWIWTNDQGGGYNTGNLETMQTRQWMDEIGIKEHHVSCLEGLFKLE; encoded by the coding sequence ATGTTAAAGAGAATCTTTTTTGCTATGATTCTGGTTCTTGGAATCAGCACGTTTATTTCAGCGAAACCAAAAACTGGTAAGAAAACTTCGGCTTTTACAATGTGGCAACTGCCGATGCAGGTCGGGAATATAGGCAATTCCTATGTGTTTCGGACTGCGGGAGGTAAAGTTATTGTATTTGACGGGGGCTGGCCTGCAGAGCAACTCTATCTTAGAGGATTCATAGCGGCTCTCGGCAATGAAGTGGAGGCTTGGTTCATATCTCATCCTCATGATGACCACATGGGAGTGCTTTGGCAGATTCTCAAGGATCGTCAAGGAATGAAAATCAATCATATATATCATTCGAGATTTTCTCCTGAATTAATCGAACTCGAAAAGCCTTACAATGAATATGCCAAAGATTTCTATTCCGTGCTCGACACAGTTTCTATTCCTGTCACGGATTTCCGCGAGGCCGGCTATGTCGGTGAGATAGACGGATTCAATTTTAAAATTCTCGGAGTCGTTAACGAAGAGTTCCATACAAACCCATTCAACAACTCCTCTATGGTGATAAAAGTCTGGGATGACAGGAAGTCTATTCTTTTTCTTGCAGATACGGGAGCGGAATCCGGCGAGAAATTATTCAATGGCCCATACAGGAATGATCTGGCATGCGATTATCTGCAAATGGCACATCATGGCCAACACGGCTGTTCGGAGGATTTCTATAAGTCGATAGATTTCCGTGCGTGTCTATGGCCAACTGCATATTGGATTTGGACCAATGATCAAGGTGGAGGATATAACACAGGAAATCTTGAAACAATGCAGACCCGTCAATGGATGGATGAGATTGGCATAAAAGAGCATCATGTTTCATGTCTGGAAGGTCTTTTTAAACTGGAATAA
- a CDS encoding sialate O-acetylesterase → MKAEKDRLPAYRYSTKYTSMIYPLIGYTIKGFLWNQGESNVSNPDRYCELLEEMVAQWRSDWGDTDNSLPFYQTENPGFGWGNPDAVFAAMVREQQNIAVKVIPNCGITCTNDLAYTYETDVIHGTRKREIGERMAWQVAERQYGLKGMPWRSPEYSSMIKCDDGSVRIRFDNAEYGLTPNIGNVEGFEVADVDGKFHKADAVVDWNTPEVIVSCPDKISDIKHVRYCFKNFSCGNLKNSFGMPAVPFRTDKFKE, encoded by the coding sequence ATGAAAGCGGAGAAAGACAGGCTTCCGGCCTATCGATACAGCACTAAATATACGTCAATGATATATCCTTTAATCGGATATACCATAAAGGGTTTTCTATGGAATCAAGGCGAATCGAATGTGAGTAATCCAGACCGCTATTGCGAATTGCTTGAAGAGATGGTTGCCCAATGGCGGAGTGACTGGGGCGATACTGATAATAGTCTTCCTTTTTACCAGACTGAGAACCCGGGTTTTGGCTGGGGAAATCCGGATGCGGTTTTTGCTGCAATGGTCAGGGAACAACAGAATATAGCTGTGAAAGTTATTCCAAACTGTGGCATAACATGTACGAATGATCTTGCATATACGTATGAAACAGATGTCATACATGGTACACGCAAACGGGAAATAGGGGAGCGCATGGCGTGGCAGGTCGCCGAACGTCAATATGGATTAAAAGGTATGCCGTGGCGTAGCCCGGAATACAGCTCAATGATAAAGTGCGATGATGGGTCGGTGCGTATCAGATTTGATAACGCCGAGTATGGCCTGACGCCAAATATCGGTAATGTCGAAGGTTTTGAAGTTGCCGACGTTGACGGAAAATTCCATAAGGCTGATGCTGTGGTCGACTGGAATACCCCGGAGGTGATTGTCAGTTGCCCGGATAAAATTTCTGACATAAAGCATGTGCGCTATTGCTTCAAAAATTTTAGTTGCGGTAATCTTAAAAATTCTTTCGGTATGCCGGCCGTGCCTTTCCGAACTGATAAATTTAAGGAATAG
- a CDS encoding L-rhamnose isomerase — protein METEKILAAYEIARERYAEFGIDTEKVLEQMDGFHLSLHCWQADDVVGFEPKAGALSGGIQTTGNYPGRARNIEELRADILKALSLIPGTHRLNLHAIYGDFQGKSVDRDEITIEHFQSWIDWALANGIKLDFNSSSFSHPKSGNLSLSNPNEKIRRFWIEHTRRCRAIAEEIGKAQGDPCIFNLWVHDGSKDITVNRYNYRRIFKESLDEIFAVKYDNMKDCLESKTFGIGLESFTTGSLEFIVGYCVENKKIYTIDTGHYHPLEDAADKVSSMLLYIPELMLHVTRGVRWDSDHVTIMEDPTLNLCKEIVRADALDRVHFGLDYFDASINRIGAYVIGARAAQQSMLCALLEPVESLRDYEENGHGFQRLAMLEISKSLPWNAVWDMYCLRSGVPVCDKYIPVIEQYEAQVTSKR, from the coding sequence ATGGAAACAGAAAAAATCCTCGCCGCCTACGAAATCGCACGCGAACGATATGCCGAATTTGGCATTGACACTGAGAAAGTTTTGGAACAGATGGATGGATTTCACCTTTCACTCCACTGCTGGCAAGCGGACGACGTTGTCGGTTTCGAACCAAAAGCGGGAGCTCTTTCCGGTGGAATCCAGACCACAGGCAACTACCCCGGGCGTGCCCGCAACATTGAAGAACTTCGTGCAGACATACTTAAAGCTCTCTCACTAATTCCGGGTACTCACCGACTGAATCTGCATGCAATCTATGGTGACTTCCAAGGAAAGTCTGTTGACCGCGATGAAATAACAATCGAACATTTTCAATCATGGATTGACTGGGCTCTTGCCAACGGCATAAAGCTTGATTTCAACTCCTCGTCATTCTCTCATCCCAAAAGCGGTAATCTCAGTCTCTCAAATCCAAACGAAAAGATACGCCGGTTCTGGATCGAACACACCAGACGATGCCGTGCGATTGCAGAAGAAATCGGAAAAGCACAAGGCGACCCTTGCATATTTAACCTTTGGGTTCACGACGGCTCCAAAGACATTACAGTCAACCGTTATAACTACCGCCGGATATTCAAAGAAAGTCTTGACGAGATTTTCGCAGTCAAGTATGACAATATGAAGGATTGCCTCGAATCAAAGACTTTCGGTATCGGACTTGAAAGTTTCACCACAGGTTCTTTGGAATTCATAGTCGGTTATTGTGTGGAAAACAAGAAAATCTACACTATCGATACAGGGCATTACCATCCTCTTGAGGATGCAGCCGATAAAGTTTCCTCAATGTTGCTTTATATACCTGAACTGATGCTTCACGTGACACGCGGCGTGCGTTGGGATTCAGATCATGTGACGATAATGGAAGATCCTACACTCAACCTATGTAAAGAAATTGTCCGTGCCGACGCTCTTGACCGCGTACATTTCGGTCTTGACTATTTCGATGCCTCCATAAACAGAATCGGAGCTTACGTCATAGGAGCGCGTGCGGCGCAGCAATCAATGTTGTGCGCCTTGCTCGAACCAGTGGAGTCACTGCGCGACTATGAAGAGAACGGTCATGGATTCCAGCGTCTCGCAATGCTTGAAATAAGCAAGTCATTACCTTGGAATGCCGTATGGGATATGTATTGCCTTCGTTCAGGAGTCCCTGTCTGTGATAAGTACATTCCCGTCATCGAGCAATATGAAGCACAGGTAACATCAAAGCGTTAA